The following are from one region of the Channa argus isolate prfri chromosome 6, Channa argus male v1.0, whole genome shotgun sequence genome:
- the LOC137129556 gene encoding olfactory receptor 52B2-like yields the protein MVNSTRVLYITLAAYFDTGILKHLWFVTVIWLYILIVFSDVLLIVVIFINRSLHEPMYMFLCSLFVNELYGSTGLFPFLMVQILSDTHIISTNLCFLQIFHVYSYAHVEFCNLAAMSYDRYLAICYPLQYNTRMTSNKVAMLIALTWIYPFIEVAVMLSLTVRLELCVNILNKVYCDNYSAVKLACYDTTVNNVFGIVYIFTIVFGFVVLILYTYMKILKVCFSGSKQTRQKAVSTCTPHLLSLLNFSFGCFFEMVQSRFNMNNIPNMLRIFLSLYFLTCQPLFTPVLYGVQMSKIRSLCKNLVFGKI from the coding sequence ATGGTAAACTCTACACGAGTCTTGTATATTACACTTGCTGCCTATTTTGATACTGgaattttaaagcatttatggTTTGTGACTGTTATAtggttatatattttaatagttttttctgATGTTCTGCTTATTGTGGTTATCTTTATAAACAGAAGTTTACATGAACCTATGTACATGTTTCTGTGCAGCCTGTTTGTAAATGAACTGTATGGTAGTACAGGGTTGTTTCCGTTCCTCATGGTTCAGATCCTTTCTGACACTCACATTATTTCCACTAACCTTTGTTTCCTGCAGATTTTTCATGTGTATTCATATGCACATGTAGAATTCTGTAACTTAGCTGCCATGTCTTATGACAGATACCTTGCTATCTGTTATCCTTTACAATATAACACACGTATGACATCTAACAAGGTTGCAATGCTTATCGCACTAACATGGATTTATCCTTTTATTGAAGTTGCTGTGATGTTATCTTTGACTGTTCGTTTAGAGCTGTGTGTTAATATTCTTAACAAAGTGTACTGTGACAACTACTCTGCTGTTAAACTAGCATGCTATGACACAACAGTGAACAATGTCTTTGGAATTGTTTACATATTTACCATAGTGTTtggttttgtagttttaattctTTACACTTACATGAAGATtcttaaagtgtgtttttctggtTCCAAACAGACCAGACAGAAAGCTGTCAGTACCTGCACACCTCACCTCCTTTCCCTGCTGAACTTTTcatttggttgtttctttgaaATGGTGCAGAGCAGATTTAATATGAACAATATCCCTAATATGTTGCGCATCTTTTTGTCATTGTACTTTCTCACTTGCCAACCGCTCTTTACCCCTGTTCTATATGGAGTTCAAATGTCTAAAATACGTAGCCTATGTAAAAATCTTGTTTTtggtaaaatataa